The sequence AAGCAGCTGGCTTATGTGGTTAGAGGAGAAACCAAATTCAAGAACTTGAGGAAGAACAAGACGACTGTTGGAGGGTCAGTGACTTTCTTGGGAGAAAACATTGCCACTGGTGTTAAACTCGAGGATCAAATAGCACTGGGGAAAAGGTTTGTTCTTGTGGGCAGCACTGGGACAATGCGATC comes from Camelina sativa cultivar DH55 unplaced genomic scaffold, Cs unpScaffold12157, whole genome shotgun sequence and encodes:
- the LOC109132005 gene encoding translocase of chloroplast 159, chloroplastic-like is translated as QVTKDKKEFNIHLDSSVSAKHGENGSTMAGFDIQNVGKQLAYVVRGETKFKNLRKNKTTVGGSVTFLGENIATGVKLEDQIALGKRFVLVGSTGTMRSQGDSAYGANLEVRLREAD